The genomic window TGAATGACCTAGGATGCCATTTTCCTTCAGACCAATCAACATACGTTACCGACCAATTTGCAATTCCACCTGGATCAAGCATCTAAACATGCACCAAACAAGTTAGTAGGTACAAAGAGACAGCTGCCGTATATCACTTTAGAAGAGAACAGATTGGTGCACTTACATTAAAAAATGTTGGCAAGTAATGCTCATCGGAATAACAGTTGCGATTTCCCTCCATATTTGGctgataaatttaaaatatgaatagtAGAATTCGTCAGCAATGCTATATTTGTGATGTTATCTATCACTGGCTATAATAACTTGGCCAGCAAGAAAAAGCACAAGTGAAAATCTTAGTAACATAGTACCCTGCAATGATGcttgaatttgttaaaatacAGGCTGTCCGCCATAGTTATTATAGCATGCTGTCGTTTCATCGAGAACCACTGCATTACAAACAAGATCAAAATCAGCTGCATGTCAGCAAAGTTACCATTGGTTTCCTACAATTTATACAAAGCAATTTTTCACCTAAATCTTAACTTTAATGGTTTATGGTtcgatattttaaaaatatacctGTGAACCCTTTCGAAAATCCTTCTTTTCTACTTCAGGCAACATATGTTCTATATACCTGCCATTTCCATGAGGACCAGTATCCacatagcttttttttttaaaaaggaaaaGGGGAAAATAAAAGACAGATTAGTCCACATTTCCATCTAAAAAATCTGCAGAATCTTCAATGAAAGGAAAAAGTTCCTAGAATTTTATCAACTAATTTGTAGAAGGTTCTTTTTATAATTCCATACCTGTCAATAAAGCTGACACTTGTTAATAACAAGTAGTTGTACACAAAATCAAAGCGGCGCACCGGTACACAACTGAAGCAGAAATGAACATACAAATAATTAGATTGAATCTCAAAAACCAACCAAATCTTAGCATCAGAAAGAAGATCAAGTTAACAAGAATACCTATCAGACAACAAGACGAAATGTTGGTTATCAGGGTCTAAAAGTGCATTTGCCAAAAGTCTCCTTTCTGCTTCAACCATAGAAATTTTTCCCCAAGACACctgaaagaaattgaaaatcagtTGGCACTGAGAAACAGATGGCACGACTTTATGAATAGTGGATGGATATATGTTAAGTACCATAATCATGAGAATAAAAGAAAGTTTGTGGTTATTCAGTGcccattttgttttggtttccCTTAAAAAGAGATTTTATTACAACCAATGAAGTAAGTGTACCATTAGAAAGATTCTAGCATAATACCATAGATGAAGAACATGTACTGTTTACAAATCATTGACTTATTGTTAATATTAGAGTAAACTGAATCATTTCTAATAAGATAAGGGGAAATAAAGCCGTAGTTCCTTGCTTGATTGAGTGAATTTCTCACTTAAACTAAATATCTTGTTAGGTTCTAAACCTAAGTCTTAACCCAAAGATATGCGAAAGTTTCTGCTTAAAGTTCTTAATTCGTGTAGGACTGATGCTATACATTACTTCTTGATGCTTATTACTTGTAACTTGGATAACATTTACACAACACATGCAATGATATGATAACCCGGATGTTATTCTTTGTATTGCAAGTCTTACGCAACCACTCTTTTTCCGAAGTTTTGAGTGTTAACAGAATAATGAGACTTATGGGATACTGTCCTCAAATTTCAATCAATTGATAAatcttttgtcaaaattatacatCAAATCATATGCATTTTAGCTTAAATTGGAACTTGAAAATGTCATATAAAGAGCTACTATATATTCAAATCATGAGCTTTACCCCATACCGGTTCACTGTGGACGTCTCGGCCAACAAAATAGGGGCTGACGTGTACCGGTTTTTCCTTTGATGCATGTACATAGACAGAGAATTTTCCTTCATGGCCCTGCatttgttataacttataagtacCATTACCATATCTCTATCAGattcaaaggaaaaaaaatagcataaagTCAAATAAACTAGATCGAGAATaacataataaatgaaaaatatagcaTCCATTGTTATGAAAAAAAGACATGAAATCTAAGCATGTGGTCTAAATAATAAGAATGCTATATACCCGGAAGAATGTGTGCCAGAGCTTCTCGAAAGGTAACGAACCCGGGGTCAAAAACATAAAAGCAACTTTTGGGACCTTGGATTGAACAGTATAGTAATTAAGAATTTCATTAATAACAACCCGAGATTGAATCTCTGCATCGGTTAATTCCCGTGTCTGCACGGGTGGTGGCTGAATAAACGTACTAACACCACCAACAACACTACAACTTTTAGAGTTAAACAAAGAACACGTTGAGGGGCTCCGTAGAGGATAAATATAAGCAGCAATTAGAAAAAAGCACACTAAGAACACTAAAACAATAATCCAAGTAGGCCTCTTCAAATTTGATCGTTGTCTTGATCCTACCATGATCAGAAGATTTCTTATGAACTGCGGCCATGCATGTTCTTTCTTCATCTAAGTTCAAGACATTCCTTCAGCTTCCCCATATGCATCCGCAGTCTATCAACAACATTCATTTACATCCAACCCTGTCATTGCACACacccaaaaacaaaatatcataaTAAGTACTCCAACTACCTTcttcaaaaaacaaacaaaaaaagtactTTAACTACCAACAATTTACTCTAGTGTAGTAGATGAAATCACACAAAGGCACTAAATCTCAAGGATTATGTTTTCAAGTATGCAAAACAATAGCTAAATAACCAACACAATTATATTAGAACAAAAAAATGTAGATGAAATGGTAAATACCACATGAAACTCACACATAAATGGGAGATCTCAGGTTCGAACCTGGGACACCGAGTTATCCGGTCTAACAATTTTGGCACttgccagttgagctaggacttgCGGATAGAACAATCAATTTTTAACCAGACTTTACTTAGCATTCAGCTAAACTCTGGATTACCGACCCTTTTTCATGGAAATTGGAGGGTCAACTCAACAcaaaaacaagtaaataaaataacacCATTAATTATGTTCTCATGAGAGAATAATAATTAAGAAACATGATTCAGATCTTATCACATGGAGTACTTCTTCCTAGGCTCCTATCCtaatttgaaaaaggaaaataaaaactttacCGAAgcctaattattattaattacttAAAGTAGCAAAGTGTATGAACAAAACAACAAGATTCAATGAACAGAACAGAACAGAGATCTCTGAATCTCTGATTATGAACAAAGAATTTGGGTACTAAGTAACTACTAATCCAACACGACAAAAAGCAGTTGACTATGTAGATCTTTAACTAAACAACATAATAATTATCCTGAAAAGTGAATCTCaatgaaaaagaaagatggaagAAATGAATGAATACCTGTGATTGAATGCAGGGATCTGAGGAAAACCCCCGCAAAAATATGAAACGGAAGAAGAAAGTGTGAAGAAAATGCAGTGACGGAGGGAAAGTGAAAAAGAAGAATGAACAGTGTCAACGTTGGTGTTATAGAGTTGTGTCGTGGTTGGATTGGATCGGAGGTGGTGTTCAGATTTGTAACGCCAATTGGAGAGCGTTGATTCCGGTGTTGTGTTCTTCcaagttattatttatttattagtacaataaatacaaataaatattataataataattaattaattaattaattcaagaTTACTTAAGTAATAGTAACAAAACAATGTGTTTGTGTCTTTCTTTGTGGATTGTTTGGGTTTTTACATGTTTCTTTCTCTTCCccctttgttgttgttgtgctaACTTCAGGTTGTCATGTCTTACTCCTGGACACTATACTTTATCGTGCAAATAATTTTAGGGACCTGCTAAAGTGCTCCCGAGTACTATTTAAGTattctattaaaataaattttttatttaaaaaattaaatattctaattttcaatgcgttgattttaggtattttcataaaaattctataaaaaacttattatttaagggcttaaaaaGTGTCCGgaacactatttagcatttgtcATAATTTTAATCTTTGTAATTCGCtgtcatattaattttttggttaAACATGTTTTTGGTCTTTGGTTTTTTAGGATTTTCATTTTAATCattgaagatttttttcacaatttttatgtaGGTCATGCCGAATTAATAGTATTATGGGCCGGATCAATGGACCTATTTGAAGTAGCTCATTTTGTATCCGAGAAGCCCATGTATGAAACAAAGTTTAATTTTACAACCTCGTCTAGCTACTCTAGGTTGGGGTCAGGTCCCCTCAATAAGTTTTTTCCATCAATGTTtttagttcatatttttcattcaacctatgcatatcattttaattttttttttatgtagtcATGTTtcgtacattatatgaatctctgttacaaaagttcaattttttttaacaaaagatgaactatatatgaatttttttagttttttgcacataaaaattcataaataaaccCACTTGGGATTGGTTTAGTAGTGTTGGCTTGGGTAGGTCCTTGGAGTGTGCTCCACTCAAGGTTTCGGGTTTGATTCCCTTGGTgacaatttcggtgggctaagtccatacagagcaaaaaactctggctttaaacaGGGCCTCCGCAAGTGGGCgatgggattggtccccttggattagtcggtcctaaggccggataccaagttttcaaaaaataaataaataaataattcatcttatgttaaaatattCTAAATTATTATCGAATATGttcttataagttataaacatgaatacaaaaaatcattcaaaaatgtgaaagtatacactAGTTGAAATGAAAAGTAAGGACTAAAAATATTGACGGAAAAAACTTAAGGGACTAAAAtgtgtggaaaaaaaaaattcagaaactaaaatgaaaattttggaaAACTATTGGGACCagaaacatatttaacccttaatttttaatgtatcaaaattgtaaatatatttttagttacttttttttgttaataattttatgaatttaaataattaacaaaatacatatttaaagATCAAATAGACTACGTATAAATAGattcttttttttacaatataagtAGATTGGAAGACCAAAATAATTACTAAAATAGAGATATTATAAAcctaattactccctccgtctcaataTAAGACCTTTTTCTAAGATTTTGTtgttccattttattttattttgacgaATTTGTTGTTCCACTTTATAAGACATTTTTCAAACTTTAAgatgtattaattaatttttcataaaaatgcCCCTTATTGATTGAAGAGAAATAAAAGATCATCACTTCTCTCTCTTAATAATTAAACgataattttgggaaaaaaatatacattattgACAAATTTAATGTAAAAATTACTTATCTTAATTCCTGCGCATTTGtcgaaaaaatttacattttaggATGGAGGTAGTATAATCTTATTTATTCGGAGATAAATATGACAACGAAATACACttatagaaagaaaagaagaaaaaaaaaaccgatgGTTTGACAGCATTTATTTATGTCGTTTATTCCTCTCTTTTCTTCTTGTCTTGTAACATAATAACGTGTATAAACATTGCTTATGTCTAAACGTAACCTCTAAACTCCAGCTGGCGTGGTATTCAAATGAGTTATTCTTCatcccgtaaaaaaaaaaaaaagttattcttcattttattttattttttgttgacaaatattttttctttttgaaaaactatttccgtaacttttttatatattggtagcaaaatagtatttttgtgtatttttttatcaataacaAATATGTATGAtgtgtttttatatatttatcgtatgttttttttagttattaaggacaaatatttattccataatttttaaattgtcctgctttatttttatcaaagaCCGAAcacaatgttttttattttgttccaaAAATTTcaggattaaatatgtttttttttctttacaaaattgAGATATTTGAAGTTTAGTTCTAATTTAAAGAACTAAATTACCtacctttttttataaaaaaaataggtacGAATTTTCTTTGAGATTTGGGTGATAAGACGGTGGAAGTTGACGTGTAAGGACTTTAGTTGGTTTTTGGTTGGGGTTGAACCCTCTCGTGAGCATTTTGACAAAGATCGTCGGTCAATTACCTACAAATTTGTCGATATTTCTTTGAGAAAACAAGGTATGGTGAATCGTATTGCGAGTTTCATTGATTCCTTGTTAAGCGCTCTTGTCTTGACATGCAAACGTGACGGATAGTGCTCGAGCCTCATTATATTGATATTTGATTGTTAGTTACCCATTCTCTCtttgttcaatatttttttaaaagtttattttcGACTTCTCTGTTAAATTTCTTTAACTATGTTATGTTATTTGTAGGTGTCATGCCACGCTATAGTCATTTGAACTATGTTAAGGGTGGCAAAGGTGGCGTCGGGCCTTCTGGTCGTGTCTTGGAGTCTTTCCCTTCGCAGGCTGCCTCAGAGACGTTAAGGGGAATTTTGTAGATGATGGAACTGGTCTTGTACATGAGTATGAGCCTCTTGTTTAACCTACTGTTCAGGAAACTATTTCTTTACCCCTATTCTACAAGACTATGAGGGATTTGCTTCATGACTCTGAAGCAACTTATACTGACAACCTCGGGTCGGCTGACTTATGGTCTGCGGTTTCTACTTGTTTTCCTTCCCTTTTAGAGGTGACTTTGCTCCATTTAGCTATGATCGCAAACAAGATAGATGACTAACTTGTTTAACAAGCCTTTGAAGAGAGAGATGACCATCTTTCGAGAATTGTGGCATTGAAGGCTGATTTGACTGACAAAGAGTCGAGGCTTAAGAAGGCTGTTGAGCTTCAGACTTCCTTAACCAATGCTCAGAATGAGGTGGATTCCTTGTCTATGGAATTAGGGAAGTTAAAGGTCCGGACCGAGTCTGATGAGGACATTATCAAAGAGTTTCCCAAGTCTCTTGTAGACAGTCTTTTTGTCTTGGAAATGGAAAATGGTTAATGAACaagtgaattttattttaaattaaaataaattataaagagtaaaagtgtgttttaattaaaatagtaaGGATAAAAATGAAAGAGATAATGATAAGCTctaatttttctctttctaaaTGACATaactaaaatttcaatttaaaaatcaaagacTTAAGGGTCCGTGTGATGCACATGATAAgagacaagataggataactatatcatatcctgtctcaatccagtgtttggttacataacatgatatgataagttaatcctgaagcttatcctatcctgtctctctagttaaaaattttatcctgaatttgagctgggttaccaacaggataggataagagaaaaaatattactgatttattctataaaatatattttaaaataaaaaatgaaaattaataaaatatagataataaaataatttgatagtaaattaataataaaataattaattttaatatatataaaaatgtgattttctcacaagggcaattttgtaatttatataatctaaaaaatcgaaattctactaaaattacaatattttaaagtaaaataattattaaaaaattctacttaatttaaattttataacaaattaaatataattattttgcaatggtaattttattatttacgtatgagatatatcatatatttatttagtttatctaacatgtatatatcattgagtttttttttttttaaaaaagtaatatatcattgagttatttatttgatcatgattcatataaaaaattaaacttgattattttctcatgatttttatttaaaattatataaaggtatttgattaattaattatattttttatttataaaattcaaagtattacaaaataatttttaaaaaataacaattcttttacaagggtaattttatcatttaaatatgttatacatgttatcatattattatgaggaagtatgtattaaaaacattatataataattatcatGTTTGCTATACTGTGTGCACCAAatacaggatatgataactgagaaTAATTGTTATTCTGCTGATATCGTATCCTATCCTTATcttgttttatatcctatcatgtTACTATCATATCCTGCGCATCAAACGAGCCATAAAATCGTTAATGAATAAGGAAAAAATGGAATTTATATCCTctccaaaaaaaattctcaCTTTGGTCTTATTACAGTAATCTTAGCAAATTGAGGATCCGAATCAAAAAAGTGTagtctaataaaaaatttaactaaacATGCTTACACTCAAGAAgataaggcaaaaaaaaaagaagataaggCAAAAAGTGTTTCTGTGTATACGTGGCATCAAAAAAACCCAATAACTCGATTCTCATCCGACGTGGCATCGTGTAAACTATTAGTCAGAAAAAGAGTTTATTCAttgtttgggttcgggtttagAACAGCGCCATGGCTACAGCTTCTGCTTCTGCGTTTCGCTTATCACCTTGTTCATTAAAATTCAGAATCCATAATAATCACCCTTCAACCCCCAAATCATTCAACCTCCGTTTCCATCCCCGTCACAACAGCTTATGCGTTTCTACTTCCGTATCCATATCTAACACGGATGTCCAAACAGCCCCTAATGATCTCGTAGCTTCTCTTCTTTCAAAGGTACACACTCTATTACTGTATGATgcatgtatattttatttttctttcttatttatttattttttgagttaatactcaaaataatgtttttttatactatggtaattatttattgaataaaatgtttaaataaactatatatacagtgtttatctaaattgtaaTGCTGTAACCATGTGATGTTTAATCTGACTTTTTAAGGGGGCTAATGTCAACCATTGATAATAATCAACTTGCATTGCATGTTATATGTATGACAATTATTTAGTTGTTAAtttgtccaaaaaaataaattatttagcTGTTAATAATgtcttaaaatataagaaaatttatATGCTAAAAGTCTTTGATGATGTGTTGTCTCATAAGTACACAgttcataaataatttaaatgaatCATCAAAGAAGGCGGCgcgaaatttttatttttttgggtctgtagatgaaatgacaaacacttttaagggtgtgtttggtaagtccaataagctagcttatagcttattggattaacttataagcttgtttgataaaaatggacgtgtttggtaacaagcttatctaattagcttatagcgttttttgagatgctatttcaagtagcgtgtTTGGTCCCGAGTTCGAATCCAGGTGAAGGTGTTCAATCTAAAATTATCAGCATTGTCAATTGAGTTAGGTCTTATGAATAATGTGAGAAactatttaattgataaaaaatacttcattttttgaaagaaacaaACTTATGTCATTTCATTAGTAATCGATTGTTCAATACAAGCcgacataacaaaaaaaaaacatcaaaatcatGATAACTAGTCATTGTTTCGTAGATGTAGCCACTCTAGCTAACAGGTGAACCACTAGAGTAGCTTGTCTCTTCTTAGAGAAATGAATATAATCGCGAATAATTAAAGCCGTCTACTACCAATTTGGAGTCGAGCTAGAGTATAACGTATTCCAATCGAAAATGGCCCATCCATTTCATGGCTTGAAGCAGAACGATTGCTTCGTCCTCTTTAACTGACAGAATGGTGCTGAAATGCATTGTTCTTGGCTTTATAAACCTGTCATAATCTCCTCTTAAACACATACCGATTCCAACCATGTTTTGACCAAAAGATGCGTCGCATTTTAATTTCCCAGCTTGCTTCGCCCATCTGACCCGGTACTGCACTCCAGGTCTGTTATTGCAGATTGTAGAACCCGAATTAGCCAGCTGCCACTGTTGCAGAAACGTCACAGCCCTCATACAAATAGTCGTTACATTTGATATTTCATTAACATTTTACTggactttttaatatttatttccatattgaaaattgaattttaacttttaatcaGGTGGTGCAAACAGATGGAGGAGTTTTACTACAAAAGGAAGAACATAAAGAAGTGGCCGAAGTGGTTCAGGAATTGCAGAAGTATTGTGTGAAAGAGCCTGTGAAATGCCCTTTAATATTTGGAGGTGAATCCACTTCATGCAATTAAATCTTACCAATTTATTTGCTGAATCTTCTAAACCATATCAAATAAATCTTAGGGTGCTTTTTATTTGTAACCTGtgtttcattttcaatttctatTAATATTACACAATGTTGCTTTTCTTTTTGTATCTTTCAAGATTTGCCGATGAATAGGTGATAACAACAAAGTGCAATATAGTAAAAACAATGTGCTTTTATTATAATGGCATGCCTTATATTTATCTATAGTGTAGTGCATTAGATATTAGTAGTATTTGGGTAAACGGCTTAGTATGCGCCTATTCGAAGCATTTAAACATATGTTGTTtacaattaaaaatgaaatcagGGAAACTCCGCACATGCGCTGTATCAGCtgtttttataaagaaaaatgcTAGATGCCACAAGCATTGTTATCCCGAAACGCATGAATGCCACTACAAAAATTGTTGGTTTCTGCATTTGTGATATTCATGAGTAATAAGTTCGTGATAAATAGCAACGTtgtttcataaattattttggagagcttataaaaataacaatatatcATGAACTATATGCATAAATTCTTCCAGTAACTTGCACAAACGGTTATATTtatatcataagaaaaaaaaacaaaataagattTTCCGAATGCCCCCTCATATATTCCAAAAAATCCACTTTCAACTTCTGCCATtctttatatactttattttcaCAATATCAAAATCAGTGATATGAGAATCATCTAGTTCTTGCTTTTATTTATATCTTGTTCATTATATCGACAAATATTCTTTCCAGAGTGGGATGTAGTGTACTGTTCGCGGCCAACATCACCTGGAGGTGGGTATAGGAGTGCATTGGGCAGAGTTTTCTTCAAAACAAAGCAAATGGTTCAGGTTGTTGAAGCTCCTGATATTGTGAGAAACAAAATCGAGTTTACTGCTTTAGGCTTTTTGGATGGAGAGGTTTCTCTAAAAGGTATGTACGTCATTTAATCATTTAGAGATATAGTTAGTTAGTACTTCGTAGTAGTTAGTAATGGTTTATTAATAGTatataatgaaaatattatgtTCACATCAAAGGGGTTAAGTCACTTATACCAAGATTAAGTTAGTTACTAACTAATAACAAACTATATCTCTAATATGAATATGACGCGCCTCATTTTTGTCTCTGAAGTTGTAGGGTGTTATCAGGTTAATCCCTAAAACTAATATGATGCCAAACAACATCGTTTAATTGTAAATTAAATGTCATCTAAGGTTACATGTTACCCTTTGGATAGCAAGTTTCTGTGCTTATTTGATGAATGCAAGTGTGAAACAGGAAAACTGAAGGCTCTGGATACTGAATGGATTCAAGTTGTATTTGAAGCACCTGAGTTGAAGTTAGGATCATGGAAAGCACAGTATGGAGGTCAGAGTGAAGTTAAACTCAGAATCACTTATGTAGATGAAAAAATCAGGTTAGGATTGGGATCAAGAGGTTCCCTGTTTGTTTTTAAAAGAAtatgaaattgaattcaaattCCCTTTAGGAAAATTCTGGCAAGTGTGTAACTTGGCACAAGTTCATGTATAATATGATTATCATGTGTATATTTGTTAGAACTTAGAAAAAACTTTCCATGACTATGGCTGCAGAGTTTGCCTCAAAATGCACTAAGGTGGTTAATGGATTTTATTTGAAGTTCATGTATGATAATATTATTATTCGTTTATGAACTGCGCTAAGTGGTCTAATGAATTTTATTTGAAGTTGAATCAATCGTGAGTACTTGCGTTCGATCTCTATCTGAAACAATTatttgtcaaattttacttaACACGTGACTGggtttcattcattcatcattcATGTACTAAAAATTCTAGTTAAACACTCTTAACAAGTACACATCACAAATATTCTAATTGAGTGGATCACACCTTGTCATTCAACTTTGAAAGTACAATTGATTATTTCTCATAAGTTAGTTTGTCTTCCAAAGTTCCAATGAATGTTAAAGGAGAGTTTATCTAATGACCTGGAGCAAGCAATACCTGCATATTCGAACCATATATACCAGACTATAAATGCATATATCCCAAAATAATAGTGTTCTACATGTTTAAGCCTCTCCAAATTGCTTCAACAGTGAACAATGAATTGGAACATCCATACACTGTCACATTTAGAAATAATTAGAAAATTGTCTAAGCAAAACACagagtaaaattaaaatttgtctAGTTGATCCCTTCTCCATAATCCTTTTGACTCGGAGGAACATCTTGCATCTTCTGGTAACTCTTAAGTAGGAAATTTCAACGCTTTACTaatctacaattttttttttataaggtggTGTCTCATCTATCAACtgaaattttttcatatacaaGAGTCAATGATCGATAAGGATCAAAGACTGTTACCATTTAAACGGTTTTAACTAAAAGTTAATATTTCTGTCActaaatcatataaatatttctCTATGCATGAGTCATATTAATggattttcatttatttttgtttttcaccaccagctggtccgggggtcagttctgacatcaagtggttccagcccctcccgatcacagttgtGGGGATCAAATTGAACTATGGTCCTCCTTACCAAGTTctgcgccaatcaccactgaaccaactaacgatttttatattttttttttgtttacaatgttggATCAAAACTATGACCTCATGCATGCTACCCAAATCCCTTCTCACTAAACAAAACCCAGTGGTTTACCACTTACGATTTTCATAATTTAGCTTGATGGATTTCCTGCTCTAATAGTATATGCAATAACTAACCATAATTGTCCAACCTCAAAGGCCGAaatcatttttagttttttttactatataattGAAACCGTCCGATATCAAAAAAATGATCGAGATCTTCTATTGCTTTAATAATTGCGTCAAATGGATATTGCATCCAATCCTAGTCCCCAAATAGTCGCTCTAAAACATGAGCTCGTTTGGATcgacttatttttaaaaacttatgaattaacgtaaaagtttatttttttttgcataaagctaaaaaaacaaattaaatccaAACAAACATACATTCGGAACGAGTTTATGGcgaatagtttataaaataattttgtagtaGCGGACAAAGGTGACCGATTAAATTTGTAGCGTTCGTTTAATGTAtgggtgtgca from Trifolium pratense cultivar HEN17-A07 linkage group LG1, ARS_RC_1.1, whole genome shotgun sequence includes these protein-coding regions:
- the LOC123914389 gene encoding probable plastid-lipid-associated protein 8, chloroplastic, encoding MATASASAFRLSPCSLKFRIHNNHPSTPKSFNLRFHPRHNSLCVSTSVSISNTDVQTAPNDLVASLLSKVVQTDGGVLLQKEEHKEVAEVVQELQKYCVKEPVKCPLIFGEWDVVYCSRPTSPGGGYRSALGRVFFKTKQMVQVVEAPDIVRNKIEFTALGFLDGEVSLKGKLKALDTEWIQVVFEAPELKLGSWKAQYGGQSEVKLRITYVDEKIRLGLGSRGSLFVFKRI
- the LOC123914381 gene encoding glycosyltransferase BC10-like, whose translation is MKKEHAWPQFIRNLLIMVGSRQRSNLKRPTWIIVLVFLVCFFLIAAYIYPLRSPSTCSLFNSKSCSVVGGVSTFIQPPPVQTRELTDAEIQSRVVINEILNYYTVQSKVPKVAFMFLTPGSLPFEKLWHTFFRGHEGKFSVYVHASKEKPVHVSPYFVGRDVHSEPVSWGKISMVEAERRLLANALLDPDNQHFVLLSDSCVPVRRFDFVYNYLLLTSVSFIDSYVDTGPHGNGRYIEHMLPEVEKKDFRKGSQWFSMKRQHAIITMADSLYFNKFKHHCRPNMEGNRNCYSDEHYLPTFFNMLDPGGIANWSVTYVDWSEGKWHPRSFRARDITHQLMKKIAYIDESPHYTSDAKRTVVITPCELNGSKRSCYLFARKFYPETQDKLIKLFSNSTTF